The DNA segment CGAGCCTGATAGCTTCAGGCCGCTGGCCTTGCTGGAAGGGTTTGGTCCGGCCAATACCCAGGCGTTCCACTACCAACTGGACCACCTGGGTACGCCCCAGGAGCTAACGAACACGGACGGCAAAATCGTCTGGTCAGCCCATTACCAAGCCTACGGAAAAATCACCCGGCTGGACGTGAGCACCGTCGATAACCCGCTGCGTTTTCAGGGGCAGTATTTCGACCGGGAAAGCGGGCTGCACTACAACCGGCATCGCTACTACAATCCGGATAACGGACGCTACCTGACGCCCGACCCGGTGAAGTTGGCCGGTGGGCTGAACGGGTATTTGTATGTGCCCAACCCTACGGGGTGGGTGGATCCGTTGGGGTTGAATACGTGTCCGGGCGAAAGCGGGTGTAAACCAGCCGTTCGTATCGAAGACCCTACATCGCAAATAGAAGCCGACCACAACTCACCTGCTATACCGAATGCTTACACCCACTTCCCTTCTGATCCAAATGACTTTACCGAGGCTTTAGGCGTACAGCCAAAGATTTCAACAACAAAACACGGTACCCAACGAATGGAATGGAGGCCTAATACAGATACCCGCATTAGATTTGAAAGCCACCCGGGAGATCCTGGCCCTTTTAGTCCAAGACATCACGGCAACCACTATCACATTGAGCTTAAGCCGAATGACTTAAGCTGGAAGCAATCTGAAAAACAAAATACGCTACTGAAGGTCACCCCTGAAAATTATCAGCCCGGGCACGGAACTGGGTTTCTACCGGGCGAAAAACATCCAGGATCTTAAGATGAAGAAATTTCCCGTTTCAGACGGAACAATAGAAAAACTAATATGCGATAGAAGCACGCTATCAATAGAGTTTTCAGACTGGCAGGAGCAGCTATGGCTAATAACCTTCCACAAACTAATCGCCTTCCAAGGGATAGGTGCGATCGGATCTGAAATATCCGAAATGTACGAAACCACTGACACGCCTCTCTCAGCAGAGGCAACACGAGTAGATCCAAACGAGACAGGGACAAGTTATTGCTTCACATCCAGTGACGGATGCGATGTGATATTTACAGTAATTGCAGGTAGCTATACCGCTGAAAAACTTGACTGCACACACAACACATACACTACCAAACGTAAAAAACGGAACGATTCTATTTGATCGCAAGCCGATGCAATAATAGCTCCCTTTTACTCCCCCAAAAAACAAAACAATGAACATTGACAACCCAGCAATTAAAGCGCACTACAAAAAAATAAGATGATTGTAAAAATACTAAATATATTTTCTCATCGCGAAAAATCTTATGTTAATTATGAGACATCTGCCGGACGTGGTGTAGCAACGTGGATAGGCCCGATACCGAAAATCGGAGAGTATATTGATGTCGAATTCGACCTGAATGATATTTTTTGTTGGAAACAATAATATTACCCGACCACCCCAGCATGAGGAAAAAATAGAGATCATAGACAGCATTACCTACATAACCGCAGAACTGATCTTAGGGAATGATGATAATTGCGCAGCCCTACGCATTGGATCTTAAACAATCCTTATAGACCTGAAAGAAAAGCCCGACCATACTCCAAAGTATGTAAACTTAAAAACAACAAACATTTCACTTTACCCAACAGACGTCTAGACGAGAGCCACTCACTTGAAAGTCAATACTTTAATGTACCCAGTATCGACAGCCTTGTCCAGAACCTGCATATCAGCGATAAAAGTGACGGAAATAGTTAATCCCTAGCCAATAAAAAATAAGTCCGTCATTAATGCGCCCCCTTAACTTGTGCGCCCGAATTAAGCCAACCACTAAGGCGTGATGCTCGGTAAACGCTTATAGTCGTTATCTGTGCACTTTGTTAAATAGATCCGCCCCCTTTTCGCATTATATAATATGGGCACCATCGGGCGTCTGCAGCAAGGCGAACACATACACTTGTCACCATAAGACTGATTGACAATATAGAAAACCACCACACCTCATTTAGCAGCATCAATGACGTAGTGAACTCTTCAAAAATCGCTGGACCAGATAGGCTAGAAAGGTCAAGAAAATGAAAACTCAGACGCTAGAAGACCTAATCAGCGAATACTTAGAGGAAGTTGAAAAGGCAACCAACTTACTTGAATTATCTTTTGGTACAAAAAATATCTTAGGACTGTGGCGTTCAAAAAAAATCCCGCTGCGCGGAAAGCTCAGCGATGACGCAACGTACGAACTATATGGAGTCGGCTGTAGGGTTTACATATCCGAGAAATGTATTGACTTCGATTACGGCCCCGACGGTCGAATTGATGGCTTCGAATCATGGAGACTTTACATTTACGCATGCGAAGTTCCAAAAAAATACAAAAAATACACTAACAAGACGACGCTCGAGCGAGAGTTCAGCGAGTACGTAGAAAAAGGAAAAGCAAAGAAAATTCAGGGCTCAACTTCCAACTTATTTTTCCAGAAACCTTGATAAAAACCGGAACAAAAGGAACGAACCTATTTAATCGCTAGTAAATTTAGTAATAGGCCCACCATTGCCCACTATGAATCAACACCAAAACGCGTTGAGCGGCGGCAAACGGCCATTGCTCCCGCAGGGCGCTAAATAGATCCGTTCCTTTAACCAACTACCGGAAGGGTTATATATCAATCCCCTCTCAGATATTTCCGACAGCGTTTTAGGGTTGCCACTGGGAAGCCCCCCCCCATAATCTTCGGCAGTCGCTGCAAATTCAGCGACCGGGTTTCGCAGCCCGATAAAAGTGACGGACATATTTAATTCCTAGCCAATAAAAAACAAGCCCGTCATTAATGCCCCCCTTAAGTAGTGTGTCTGAATGAAGCCAACCACTAAGGCCTGGTGCTCGGCAAACAATTATAGTCGTTATCTTTACACTTTGTTAAATAGATCCGCCCCCTTTTCGCAAGGCATTTCGCCGGATAGGGGTCTCCAAGGACGATTACAGCGTGACCAAGTGGGGAAAGGACAAATACGGAAAAACCTTCCCAACCGAGTGGCGTGTACAGAAAGGGCCAAACAGAGGAACGGAAGTCAACATTGATGACCCAACGCTTGTTTCTAGCAAAAAAGGTCCTCAATCACCTCATATTGGTTACCAAACTGCCGGAAAAAGGGCAGGTGGTGGTGCAGTAAGGGGCCATATACTTTTAGAGTTACTTCCAGTTAGCCGCTCAAGAATCGGAGAACCATGATGAATTATCTAGAAGAAGAATTAGACGAAACTATAAACACGTTGAAAATCTCCTCAAAGAAGCTCAATTCTGAAGAGATCGCAACATTAATATCCACCTTAACCAAAAAATACTTTAAAACAGAAAAAAATGTACTAGATCCAGTCGATTTCAACGAGAAATGCACCGAGCACAACCCTGACTTTTGGAAGGAAATACCAGACCGCATAAAAAAAAACGACCTCATACTTTTGGTTTTTGACACGGGTCACAGAGCATGGAAACTCGAAAACGCACAAGACCTTGCGCTGTTAATAAGCGAAACAACTGGTTATCCGTTCTGGGTCACCGATCATGATCTATCGTTTTTGGTTCATCTGGATGACCATGATTGCGTGCTCTGGGCTTAAAAACCAAAGTGACATACAGTACGGGACGAATCTATTTGATGGCGAGTCGATGCAGTAGTAGATCCGCCATTGATCGCCTATGCGCCCTGAGTTTGTGTGCTTGGATAAACCATCCACTACGGCGTGATGAGCGAAATGGCTCTCACGCAAACGTCTGGTCGGGAAAGAAAAAAGGGACTCACTATCTGTTCCAAGGTTCTGCAGAACCAGTTCTCAAAATAAACAGAAGGTTTGCGAAAAAATGAGCTATCTAAAACTGAAGAAGCAAAGCTAATTGATGAAATACAAGAAAATTCACGTTCGCAGGAAGCAAGATAGATTGGAGCACTGTAAAAGCTTCCGTCAATCTAAACATTCTAGACAGACTCGAAGCTTTGGCTCAAATCTCAGAAACCCTTAGCCATTTAAACATTAATAATGTGAGTGATAAAAGTGACGGACATATTTAATCCCTAGCCAATAAAAAACAAGCCCGTCATTAATGCCCCACTTAATTAGTGTGTCTGAATGAAGCCAACCACTAAGGCGTGGTGCTCGGCAAACGCTTATAGTCGTTATCTGTACACTTCGTTAAGTAGATCCGCCCCCTTTTCGCAGAAGGGATCCGCAAAATCCGATTTTAAATTAAGCCATGAACGGTGCCGAAATGAAGTTTCATAAAGATGGAACACCATTCACGCTATCCCCCAGAAAAGGAATACAAAAGTGCTATTTCACCCTTTTTCCAGCCATATACCTTTCGATGCGAGCTTGAATTATTTTGTAGGTGTTTTTGACATTTACGACCAAGAAGAGACCAAAGGGGTTGAACTCTCAAAGTACAACCCAAACAACCCAAAAGACAGAAAAAAACTTATACTCAAATACTGTCTTGACCCAGACGAGCAGCTTTCATACAGGCACAGATACACTCTTATGAAAGCCTTGAAACACTCTCTAGACAGCAAAAATTTTAATTTCAACGCTTTCTTTGAGGACAACCATGATGAATATACAAGCATGGCCTGGAATGAAGATGAAATAGAGGATCCTCGAGAGTTTTTTGAGGAAGTTTATAGATTAGCCAGTGATAAATGGAAAGACGATCTGGACAAAGCCAGCCAGGAGGACCCATCCACCTGGTAACCCTGGACAAAAAGGAGGATTTATCTAATCGCATTTAAGAACTTCGCCCCCTACCCCTCAGATATTTCCGACAGCGTTTTAGGGTTACCACTCGGAAGCCCCCCATAATCTTCGGCAGTCGCTGCAAATTCAGCGACCGGGTTTCGCAGCGATGGATAGTAGCTCCAACCTCTAGGAGCTTTACCATGATCAAACACAGCCCAAGCCCGCCATCAGACTCAACCTCGCTTCACGCAGCGGCTCACCGCTGAACCCTCCTACTGAAACAAAGCGGTCTGCTGAAGGCCATGGCATCTTCATCGTGCGCAAAGGAACAGATCCAAAGACGTTGTTGATCAACGCTTCGGAGGACCTTGCGTCGGCTCAACCACCACGTCGCTCCCATTCGCCGCCAACGTGCAGGCGCTAAAGTGATACCGTCTTGATTCCACTTGATAAAAAAGGAGTTTTACCACCCATGAGGATCAAATGTTCCGTCTTTATCGCAGCAAGCATTGACGGTTTTATTGCCCGACCAGATGGGGATATTGAGTGGCTGCACCGACCGGAATATGAAAGTTCGGGCTTGAATGGCATCACTTATGAAAGCTTCATCGCAACAGTCGACGGGTTGGTCATGGGGCGCAAGACCCTGGAAAAAGTACTGTCCTTTCCAGAGTGGCCCTATGAGGGCACGCCGGTCATAGCGCTTTCCCACAAGACCTTAGAGATTCCTGCGCACCTACAGGGCAAGGTGGAGGTGTTGGCAGCCGATGTGAGCATGCTCGTCGACCAACTGGCCGAGCGCGGTATGAAACATCTTTATATCGACGGAGGCCAGACCATCCAGGCATTTCTTGAAGCAGGCCTGCTCAGTGAGTTGATCATCACCCGCATTCCGATTCTGCTGGGCCAGGGGATTCCCTTGTTCAGTCACGTCGGTCGTGAATGTGAGCTTCGCCACATCGCTACCTGTACCTCGGACAATGGCTTTGTCCAGAGCCGGTATGCCATCGAGCAGCGTTGACTCGCAACACCGCCACAAACAAAAACGCCCCGAACCAGTCGGGGCGTTTTTATTCATGCAGGCATCAGCCGTCAGTCAGCCAAGCGCCAGGTCGTCCCGCCCTTGCCGTCTTCCAATACCACGCCCATGGCGGTGAGTTGGTCGCGGATGCGGTCGGATTCTGCCCAGTCCTTGTTGGCACGGGCATTCAGGCGGGCCTGGATCAAGGCGTCGACTTCGGCTGCGTCCACACGCCCTTCGGCGCCGGCTTGCAGGAAGTCGTCCGCTTCCATTTGCAACACGCCCAGCACGCTGGCCAGTTCCTTGAGGCGTGCCGCCAGGCCGGCCGCTGCGGCGAGATCGCTCTCGCGCAGGCGGTTGATCTCGCGGACCATCTCGAACAGTACGGCGCAGGCTTCGGGGGTGCCGAAGTCGTCGTTCATCACGGTAGTGAAGCGTTCAACAAACGCCTCGCCACCGGCCGGCGCCACAACCGGCAGGCCTTTCAACGCGTGGTAGAACCGCTCCAGGGCGCCCTTGGCGTCCTTGAGGTTGTCTTCCGAGTAGTTGATGGCACTGCGGTAATGGCTCGATACCAGCAGATAACGCACAACCTCTGGGTGGTACTTTTCCAGCACGTCGCGGATGGTGAAGAAGTTGTTCAAGGACTTGGACATCTTCTCGCCATTGATGCGAATCATGCCGCAATGCATCCACGCGTTGGCGTAGGTCTTGCCGGTGGCCGCTTCGCTTTGGGCGATTTCGTTTTCGTGGTGCGGGAACTCAAGATCGCTGCCGCCGCCATGAATGTCGAACGTCTCGCCCAGGCAGCAGGTGGACATCACCGAGCATTCGATGTGCCAGCCCGGACGCCCGGCGCCCCAGGGTGATTCCCAGCTCGGCTCGCCGGGCTTGGTGCCTTTCCACAGCACGAAGTCCAGCGGGTCTTGCTTGGCTTCGTCGACTTCGATGCGGGCGCCGATGCGCAGGTCTTCGATTTTCTTGCGCGACAGCTTGCCGTAGCCCATGAACTTGGCGACGCGGTAGTACACGTCGCCATTGCCCGGGGCGTAGGCGTAGCCCTTGTCGATCAAGGTCTGGATCATCGCGTGCATGCCCGGGATATGGTCCGTGGCGCGCGGCTCCATGTCTGGTTTGAGGATATTGAGGCGCGCCTCGTCCTCGTGCATGGCGGCGATCATGCGCTCGGTCAGCGCGTCGAACGACTCGCCGTTTTCATTGGCGCGATTGATGATCTTGTCGTCGATGTCGGTGATGTTGCGCACGTACGTCAAGTCGTAGCCGCTGAAACGCAACCAGCGGGTCACCAGGTCGAAAGCAACCATGCTGCGGCCGTGGCCGATGTGGCAGTAGTCGTACACGGTCATGCCGCACACGTACATGCGCACCTTGTTGCCGTCCAGCGGCTTGAAGACTTCTTTGGTCTTGCTGAGCGTGTTGTAGATCGTTAGCACGATGTTTCCCTTAAGACTTGATCACTGGCCCCACGAATCACGCAAGGTCACGGTACGGTTGAATACCGGCTGACCAGGTTTCGAGTCCTTGATATCCGCGCAGAAGTAGCCTTCGCGCTCGAACTGGAAACGGTCTTCCGGCTGTGCGTCGCCCAAAGACGGTTCGGCACGACAACCTGTAAGTACTTGCAGGGAGTCAGGGTTGATGTTGTCCAGGAAGCTGGCGCTGTCTTCGGCCTTCTCGGGGTTAGGCGAGCGGAACAGGCGATCGTACAGGCGCACTTCGCACTCGACGCTGGCCGCGGCCGGCACCCAGTGCACCACGCCTTTGACCTTGCGGCCTTCAGGGTTCTTGCCCAGGGTTTCAGGATCGTAGGAGCAACGCAGTTCGACGATGTTGCCATCGGCGTCCTTGATGGCTTCGTCGGCACGGATCACGTAGCTGCCACGCAGGCGCACTTCGCCATTCGGCTCCAGGCGCTTGTAGCCCTTGGGCGGCTCTTCCATGAAGTCATCGCGGTCGATGTAGATTTCACGGGCGAACGGCAGCTTGCGCACGCCCAGTTCTTCTTTTTGCGGGTGACGCGGCAGTTCGAGGTGCTCGACCTGGTCTTGCGGGTAGTTGGTGATCACGACTTTCAACGGACGCAGTACGCACATGGCGC comes from the Pseudomonas shahriarae genome and includes:
- a CDS encoding DUF6896 domain-containing protein produces the protein MKTQTLEDLISEYLEEVEKATNLLELSFGTKNILGLWRSKKIPLRGKLSDDATYELYGVGCRVYISEKCIDFDYGPDGRIDGFESWRLYIYACEVPKKYKKYTNKTTLEREFSEYVEKGKAKKIQGSTSNLFFQKP
- a CDS encoding polymorphic toxin type 47 domain-containing protein, which codes for MDPPPFRKAFRRIGVSKDDYSVTKWGKDKYGKTFPTEWRVQKGPNRGTEVNIDDPTLVSSKKGPQSPHIGYQTAGKRAGGGAVRGHILLELLPVSRSRIGEP
- a CDS encoding dihydrofolate reductase family protein; protein product: MRIKCSVFIAASIDGFIARPDGDIEWLHRPEYESSGLNGITYESFIATVDGLVMGRKTLEKVLSFPEWPYEGTPVIALSHKTLEIPAHLQGKVEVLAADVSMLVDQLAERGMKHLYIDGGQTIQAFLEAGLLSELIITRIPILLGQGIPLFSHVGRECELRHIATCTSDNGFVQSRYAIEQR
- the cysS gene encoding cysteine--tRNA ligase; the encoded protein is MLTIYNTLSKTKEVFKPLDGNKVRMYVCGMTVYDYCHIGHGRSMVAFDLVTRWLRFSGYDLTYVRNITDIDDKIINRANENGESFDALTERMIAAMHEDEARLNILKPDMEPRATDHIPGMHAMIQTLIDKGYAYAPGNGDVYYRVAKFMGYGKLSRKKIEDLRIGARIEVDEAKQDPLDFVLWKGTKPGEPSWESPWGAGRPGWHIECSVMSTCCLGETFDIHGGGSDLEFPHHENEIAQSEAATGKTYANAWMHCGMIRINGEKMSKSLNNFFTIRDVLEKYHPEVVRYLLVSSHYRSAINYSEDNLKDAKGALERFYHALKGLPVVAPAGGEAFVERFTTVMNDDFGTPEACAVLFEMVREINRLRESDLAAAAGLAARLKELASVLGVLQMEADDFLQAGAEGRVDAAEVDALIQARLNARANKDWAESDRIRDQLTAMGVVLEDGKGGTTWRLAD